Genomic segment of Hydra vulgaris chromosome 11, alternate assembly HydraT2T_AEP:
TGTTGTTATAAACTGATGCATTAAAAAGCAAACTGTTCACTTCAAAGGAAGGTACAGAGGCCAAGTGACCATTTTCTCCCATTTTTGAGCAAGCTTCCTCAGCATCATAAAATGTTAGCCTAAAATGTTTcacatataatttaaaaaatttttcaaaccctaaataaaacaagttaaggaaaaattaaaaaactttaatcaaataatttttatacatattccTATTAAGAAAATAACAGTTATTTCCATAATTTATCCAGCCATTATCACACTTTTGTCCACTTTCTAAATGACACAAAGTTAagctaaaaaattcaaataaataaagttgtttaattaaacaaatcaacaataaagcaattcaaataaataaagacacaataaaacaaatcaataatacaataatttaataataattaaaaaataagtaactaaaaaaaagcataaagaaaaaaactttaaactcaaaaaataaaaacttaccagAAGTAACTGGTGGAGGTGCTTCAGTTGTACCcgctaaaaaaatgtttaatttttttattgaaagtaataacaaaagcaataaacagtaatagaatatttaaaactttaagtcttaaatattttaaataataattataaatattttatttacctttCAAAGTTCTACATACAAATGGAAGTTTTTCTTCAGGTTTGGCTGCTTGCCAAAACAAAAAGTCATCTGCACCATTATAAAGACTAAATTTAATATACTCTCCTTGCCTTGGGTCTGGTTGCTTGTTATACCAGTTGGTATAATTGACTGTGTTATTATTCATCCAGGAATACACCTGTTCTGCATGGTCATATCTCATACCGAGCCAAATATCACTATTCTTATATAGAGCACCCAGCATTGTAGTTAAGAACAATTCTTCCTCCCTGTTTTGtaaagatttagttaaaatttaactgttaaaaaatgtcagtatttttaaattgttttgttaattaagtttaactttaatttttaaatattaaatttaatatttgacatttattaaaagattaaaaacctTGAGTGAATTGATACCAGATTCCCAGTAGAACTGTCATTTTTACATTGTGTTAATGCTTCAGTCAAATTAGCTTGGTAAGTGTAAAGTTTATAGCAGACTCTATTGTCATTATACACAGTATAACCATATGGACAACCCACTGGATTAACAGAACTTATGTCTAAAAATATGCAAAACTTTAGAATATAACCACATTTTATGTCTGTTGCTTactatattttgtttctttatcaAGCATTTTACTCAAAAGCaggtacaaaaaataaaagataaattttttcttaaaagctTACCTATATCTGATTGAAATATACTGATTacatcaaaaaatatgaaaaaaaaaagataattgaacttgtatattaaattataaaaagtaagttCTAGCCAGTCAGTCTATGTATGAAGACgatctgacaaaaaaaaaattctattttattttagtcatatttgataaaaactattttattttttacatctttttctACCATCTCTGGATGGGATTGctcatttcaaataaatgtctacagaatataattttaagatatatttaaataacataactGTTAGTTTATATAGGCTCATAGAGATAAAGATGATAGAGATAGAGATTATAGAGATAGAGATGTAGGCTCATAGAGATGCAGAACAAGCAGCAAGTTTTGTTCAGTGTATGAAAATTTTTGtgacaaattaaacaaaaaatgatatactaatataattattttagatgtttttctaACTTGGCCTTGAAATTACAATAGCAGAGGCATTTAAAACCTGAATAGTAGGGCAGGTcgaattacaactttttttcgaTTTCAGTGTTTGGCATTATGGAGATAATTTCTAAACAGTCCAAAAACACATCCtggaaaattttatgaaattaaaatagtatCTTCATGAGCGATTTTAGCTTTGAAGTTGGGTTCTAAGGCTTTCCGCGCAACATTTACTGCGGCattgtattataaattcaggacccaactaatttatatataaaataaaataaaaagcaaaaggACTGACAGTTActtagaaataaagaaaaacaaaataaagtactctaagtcaaaaaaatatatttattttctaagtTAGATATTCATACTTTAACaaaattcttttgtaaattCTGGTccggattttataaaaaaaaagcaaatttaaaatgttgaaaatttgtttaatggTTATATCAGGGGTCTAAAACTGTAATCCTGcggctctttttttaaaattatttaatgaatatttattataactatttaatgAAAAACCTCTTAACCTTAAATAGGTTGCCGACGCCTGGGttatataatagaatatttgtaaaatagaaAACTATCTTAATTATTTCAGATAAGTTAAATTTATccaataagttaaattttaataccgattattaaaaacctttgaaataactgtcaaaattttaaattatataaaagattccataaaaaaaattgcattcagatctttttatttattaagaaccACGCGAGGTAATGACTaactcaaaaattattatacatttttattaaagtttaattttacatgTACAAGtagcaataaattaaattttaaattaacaaaaaatatcatcataCGTCTCACCGTAATAACGTTTAGACATAAAACTCTTTCTATGCTTTTTGCTTAgaatttttgctaaaatatgCTTATGACGTGCTTCCTTTCCAAAAACAGTACGAGAAGCCATGAAAACAAGTTGTACAGATCTCTCAACACTCTGTGAATGTGAAGGAAGACCTGGGAGGTCAATTTTTTCTCcagataataacttttttactatctCTTCATCAGTAATACCTTGAGTTGTTGCTGGTTCATCTATGtcttcatcaaaaatatttatgagctCATACCATATATGAGCATCAATGTTAATTTCtggaattttattaattctgTTTATAACTTGGCCATCTTTTTTACGATTTCTAATATCAAGTAATCTCTGCATTGCTAttgatcttatatatatttCCTCTGACTTTAACATTGAGTACAAAATATTCTCAGGAAGTAGGCAAAAAGTATTGAACCTTAAGTTTGCTAAGCAAATATCTTGCACCTCTTTTCCTTGGAGCTTGATTTGgttaatcataaaatatataattcaaggAGCTTCGTGTAACTTATTGCTCTTTTTATGGAGGAACCATGTAGGAACATAGACTTGGACAATATAGGTTaccaaaataattaatttagaaTCAGGAACTAGTACTCGGACATATAAAGACATCAACCGTATTGCCAATGTTAACCAACGAGAATGATTAAGGGGACCAATTTTCCAACTTGAATATTTAACACTCATATTTCCAGTGGCAATTGCAATGCAATATTCATGTAAAAGCCTCTGGTCACTACTTAAAtcatctaaaatttctttttctaaaacaataattgGAGACTTAATAACACCAAAATTAACAACTAAATTAAGCTCATTATTGATATTTGCCATTTTACCTAAAGGTCCAGCAAAATGGTTTGGTGAATTAGTTACtccatcaatttttttaaacaaagatctAAAGGGAAGCTCATTCTGATGAAGATTGCAGCCTATAGTCTGAAGTTTTCGTCCTAGTTTTTTCTCTAACTCCACAACCATTCCTGCTTTATGACCTGTGTTTGTGGAAGTATTGTCTGCCAAAACTGCTTTTAGAGTGTTTAAAGAATCATACTCTTCAAGAACTTCGTATAGGCACTGAGCTTGCTTTTTTCCTGTTGCTCCAACAAGAGGTAAAACTTTGTGAGTAAGATACTCCCCACTGTAAAGGTTAGGGAGAAGTTCTTTAGTCACAGTAATGTGATGTTCTTTCTCTGTTGATCTCTTTAACACAACCTCACCAtcttctctttttatttctcttATAACTAAAGTTTCATTATCAATTTTACCATCAACACTAAGGCAAACAAACTCTCTGTTATTTTCAAAGGATTTTAAGTCTGACAATACTTTAACTGACTTTTTTTGtctgtata
This window contains:
- the LOC136087444 gene encoding uncharacterized protein LOC136087444; amino-acid sequence: MSTYCVEKKVGVLLNISSQDSCPNTHILCTCSPDKKVPVEERLYLKNQRDKSGPKGSFQLGSVDCERSRKGSLKKHKTEHKNMEQSLQQETFNLLPEIVLSESDSESVISSSSEIWEPARSPSGIYNLWKFPKFAIELIRNDIGSSIGAALGNALLLDLSGLFNDPAIISSLVLDKFKIYRQKKSVKVLSDLKSFENNREFVCLSVDGKIDNETLVIREIKREDGEVVLKRSTEKEHHITVTKELLPNLYSGEYLTHKVLPLVGATGKKQAQCLYEVLEEYDSLNTLKAVLADNTSTNTGHKAGMVVELEKKLGRKLQTIGCNLHQNELPFRSLFKKIDGVTNSPNHFAGPLGKMANINNELNLVVNFGVIKSPIIVLEKEILDDLSSDQRLLHEYCIAIATGNMSVKYSSWKIGPLNHSRWLTLAIRLMSLYVRVLVPDSKLIILVTYIVQVYVPTWFLHKKSNKLHEAP